A window of Sphingobacterium sp. SRCM116780 contains these coding sequences:
- a CDS encoding DUF4350 domain-containing protein: MKGSLKFGLFAFIIVFVAIGIIDLTSKKPIIWDRTFDQKDKNPFGLYVTHEELPHMLEKRAKITDIKEDLFTYFESDNRLKAPKEQLLFISEAFDFGDAVNNRLLKFAANGGKVFIAAEQINQKLLDTLQVDYQYFYGNEDDENIEEEIKVELTQDGIPISFGKSNLDYSFTKLPKSATILGGLRYKEHLLPNFISLKIGKGAIILHITPELFGNYYLLNNQKQYQYAARAFSYLDGQTIGWYDFKSKYNESDTPLRVLLNHKGLRQAWYLLLVSLLLFLIFKSKREQRAVKTILPEPNLSKQFCETIATLYYENGSPENMVQKKVDYFLHDIRKKFHVDTLLIHEEEFLESLSQRSGVSKEITAEMVQLIIQCQKRNHFTEQDLRNINTKIEEFKVKAEM; this comes from the coding sequence ATGAAAGGCTCATTAAAATTTGGTTTATTTGCTTTTATAATTGTATTTGTTGCAATCGGTATTATTGATCTAACGAGTAAGAAGCCTATTATTTGGGATAGAACATTTGATCAAAAAGATAAAAATCCTTTCGGACTTTATGTGACCCATGAAGAGCTTCCACATATGCTCGAAAAGAGAGCCAAAATTACGGATATAAAAGAAGATCTATTTACATACTTTGAATCCGACAATAGGCTTAAGGCTCCAAAAGAACAACTGCTCTTTATTTCGGAAGCGTTTGATTTTGGTGATGCTGTTAACAATCGCTTATTAAAATTCGCAGCAAATGGCGGGAAAGTTTTTATTGCAGCCGAACAGATCAACCAAAAATTGTTAGATACGTTACAGGTGGATTATCAGTACTTCTATGGTAATGAAGATGATGAGAATATTGAGGAAGAAATAAAAGTAGAGCTTACCCAAGATGGGATACCTATTTCTTTCGGGAAAAGTAATTTGGATTATTCGTTTACCAAGCTACCAAAGTCTGCAACGATCTTGGGCGGTTTACGCTATAAGGAACACTTGTTGCCTAACTTTATTTCTTTAAAAATAGGTAAAGGGGCTATTATACTTCATATTACACCTGAATTGTTTGGCAACTATTATTTGTTGAACAATCAAAAGCAATATCAATATGCCGCCAGAGCTTTTAGCTATTTGGATGGACAGACTATTGGATGGTATGATTTTAAGAGTAAATATAATGAATCGGATACACCACTCCGTGTTCTTTTGAATCATAAAGGATTAAGACAAGCGTGGTATTTACTTCTAGTCAGTTTGCTATTGTTTTTAATTTTTAAGAGTAAAAGAGAACAGCGCGCTGTTAAAACGATCCTCCCAGAACCCAATTTGTCAAAGCAATTCTGTGAAACCATTGCAACATTATATTATGAAAATGGTTCTCCAGAAAATATGGTTCAGAAAAAGGTTGATTATTTTTTACATGATATTCGTAAAAAATTTCATGTAGATACATTACTTATTCATGAAGAAGAATTTTTAGAGAGCTTGTCTCAAAGATCTGGTGTGTCAAAAGAAATAACAGCCGAAATGGTTCAATTGATTATACAGTGCCAAAAAAGAAATCATTTTACAGAACAAGATTTAAGAAATATCAATACTAAAATAGAAGAATTTAAAGTTAAAGCAGAAATGTAA